A region of bacterium BMS3Abin08 DNA encodes the following proteins:
- the ybhR_2 gene encoding inner membrane transport permease YbhR produces MIEGRVVYVIVAREMKKFIRERSRLLSTIARPLIWLFLVGGGMTRLVPVNKEGITYLQFFFPGIIGMTILFSSIFSAISIIWDKEFGYMKEMLVAPVSRTSIVVGKALSGTVVSTIQAFIILLLFPLVGLKLALSQIILALIAGALLAFAISSIGIVIATFYESFESFSVIMNFIVMPMFFLSGAMYPVKDLPVVLGILARMNPLTYGVDALKNIIFPLEKGNMGPDFGLLFDITIILLVSLLFIVLGTLFFRRRA; encoded by the coding sequence TTGATAGAGGGTAGGGTAGTCTATGTAATCGTTGCAAGGGAGATGAAGAAATTCATCAGGGAGAGGAGCAGGCTCCTCTCAACCATAGCCAGGCCCCTTATATGGCTCTTCCTTGTGGGAGGGGGGATGACGAGGCTCGTTCCCGTTAATAAGGAGGGGATTACGTATCTCCAGTTCTTCTTTCCCGGCATAATAGGAATGACCATCCTTTTCAGCTCGATCTTTTCAGCTATTTCAATCATATGGGACAAGGAGTTCGGATACATGAAGGAGATGCTCGTTGCTCCTGTATCAAGGACATCCATTGTTGTGGGAAAGGCACTGAGCGGTACCGTTGTATCTACCATTCAGGCGTTTATTATCCTGCTGCTGTTCCCCCTTGTCGGCCTGAAACTGGCCCTCTCGCAGATAATTCTTGCCCTGATTGCCGGCGCCCTCCTTGCCTTTGCAATATCCTCCATAGGGATCGTGATAGCCACATTCTACGAAAGCTTTGAGAGCTTCTCCGTAATCATGAACTTTATTGTAATGCCCATGTTCTTTCTCTCCGGAGCAATGTACCCCGTAAAGGACCTCCCCGTTGTCCTTGGTATACTCGCCCGCATGAACCCCCTCACCTACGGAGTAGACGCCCTTAAAAACATTATCTTTCCCCTGGAGAAGGGTAACATGGGACCCGACTTCGGATTATTGTTTGATATAACGATAATCCTTCTTGTCTCCCTGCTGTTTATAGTGCTCGGTACCTTATTCTTCAGAAGAAGGGCATAG
- the mcpS_2 gene encoding methyl-accepting chemotaxis protein McpS, with translation MRFSDIKISHKMTFMMVSVLLVFAGLTFTTYIMGGRQVETLDTIYKDNVLPLDELRNIQLMFREIEFRMTGVASDMIASPGAGEHLKLALSSIDKSWKKVKSSLSETDGNPYGKEIKEFEKGLAGFRVMVPGLVNVYFDEDTGKIEDYYNRWLDFKPLIFKSIDSLAKKVKDGVNRIYLKKKTSITRLNRIVIATAVFMVIVLIGLSFTIVRSVSRPINLVLETVKEVSEGILTGNVKVSGSDEMGIMASSLNNMIKRLNATCSNIASNIGMISRQAEGVSQFSDKLRDGTSQQSSKLQQVAAAATEMSQTIVDMAKNTSDASEASKTSYDTALSGREVVEEAISGIKELSESFAESSRAVEALGRRSKEIGDIVTVIQDIADQTNLLALNAAIEAARAGDQGRGFAVVADEVRKLAEKTAGATDDIAEKIKTIQEETEHSIDRMENGKDIARRAVESTNRADEALKSIVHHSGLAQDMVQRIASATEEQSAAADEVSQSMEHVSHVVDETAKQSDELRDLSSELLKIANRLNVQISCFRTGNGPVECAVGEVDAPVAMTDPEDVAPRELTLT, from the coding sequence ATGAGATTTTCAGATATAAAGATATCCCATAAGATGACCTTTATGATGGTCTCTGTGTTGCTGGTCTTTGCCGGATTGACCTTCACCACGTATATAATGGGGGGAAGGCAGGTTGAGACCCTTGATACCATATATAAAGACAATGTGCTTCCACTCGATGAACTCAGGAACATCCAGCTGATGTTCAGAGAGATTGAATTCAGAATGACAGGTGTTGCTTCAGACATGATTGCCTCTCCAGGTGCGGGTGAGCACCTGAAGCTGGCCCTTTCCTCAATTGATAAGTCCTGGAAGAAGGTGAAGTCCTCTCTCTCCGAAACGGACGGTAACCCCTACGGTAAAGAGATCAAGGAGTTTGAGAAGGGGCTTGCGGGTTTCAGGGTTATGGTCCCTGGTCTCGTCAATGTATATTTTGATGAAGATACCGGCAAGATTGAGGATTACTACAACAGATGGCTTGATTTCAAGCCCCTGATCTTCAAGTCGATAGATAGTCTCGCAAAGAAGGTAAAGGACGGAGTAAACAGGATTTACCTTAAGAAAAAAACAAGCATCACAAGGCTGAACAGGATAGTGATAGCAACTGCTGTCTTCATGGTCATCGTCCTTATCGGCCTTTCCTTCACAATCGTAAGGTCGGTTTCAAGACCGATAAACCTGGTGCTCGAAACGGTAAAGGAGGTCTCCGAGGGGATACTGACAGGCAATGTAAAGGTGAGCGGATCTGACGAGATGGGCATTATGGCCTCTTCGCTGAACAATATGATAAAGAGGCTTAATGCAACCTGCTCCAACATTGCCTCAAACATCGGTATGATAAGCAGGCAGGCTGAGGGTGTCTCTCAATTTTCCGACAAGCTCCGCGACGGCACCAGCCAGCAGAGTTCAAAGCTCCAGCAGGTTGCAGCGGCGGCCACCGAGATGTCCCAGACCATAGTGGATATGGCGAAAAACACCTCTGATGCGTCAGAGGCATCAAAGACATCCTACGATACGGCGCTCTCAGGCAGGGAGGTCGTGGAGGAGGCAATATCGGGGATTAAGGAGCTTTCAGAGAGTTTTGCCGAGAGTTCCAGGGCAGTGGAGGCCCTCGGGCGGAGATCAAAGGAGATAGGAGATATAGTGACCGTCATTCAGGATATTGCCGACCAGACCAATCTCCTTGCCCTCAATGCCGCTATTGAGGCGGCAAGGGCCGGAGACCAGGGACGGGGGTTTGCCGTAGTGGCTGACGAGGTGAGAAAACTTGCTGAAAAGACCGCCGGAGCCACGGACGATATTGCTGAGAAGATAAAGACGATACAGGAGGAGACAGAGCACAGCATAGACCGGATGGAGAATGGAAAGGATATAGCCCGGAGGGCTGTAGAGTCGACAAACAGGGCGGATGAGGCGCTGAAGTCCATTGTTCATCACTCCGGTCTTGCTCAGGATATGGTGCAGCGTATAGCTTCAGCCACTGAGGAGCAGTCGGCAGCTGCGGATGAGGTAAGTCAGAGCATGGAACATGTCTCGCATGTGGTGGATGAGACGGCGAAACAATCGGATGAACTCCGCGACCTTTCATCTGAACTCCTTAAGATAGCAAACCGGCTGAACGTCCAGATCTCCTGCTTCAGGACCGGCAACGGTCCGGTTGAGTGTGCTGTCGGTGAAGTGGATGCTCCGGTTGCGATGACTGATCCGGAAGATGTCGCTCCCCGGGAATTGACCCTTACATAG
- a CDS encoding molybdopterin biosynthesis protein MoeB, whose translation MRRSISKTLIVMIFVGLTVGVADAKKPVAPSSLDGVSIVDADWVKANAGKIQLYDVRKKAEYVDGHIPGAINAWYHEKSKKTADFDASKDRFDLAKFPSNRNVPVIVHCNGPRCWKSYKAAVTLIKAGYKNVYWFRGGWPEWKSKSYPTE comes from the coding sequence ATGCGGAGGAGTATATCAAAAACACTTATTGTAATGATCTTTGTCGGACTGACTGTCGGGGTGGCCGATGCCAAGAAACCGGTAGCCCCCTCATCACTTGACGGTGTTTCTATTGTTGATGCGGACTGGGTAAAGGCAAACGCGGGAAAGATCCAGCTCTACGATGTCCGCAAAAAGGCCGAGTATGTTGATGGACATATTCCCGGTGCCATCAATGCATGGTATCACGAAAAGAGCAAGAAGACAGCCGATTTTGACGCCTCTAAGGACAGATTTGATCTGGCCAAATTCCCCTCTAACAGGAACGTTCCTGTAATTGTTCACTGCAACGGCCCGAGGTGCTGGAAGTCCTACAAGGCGGCAGTGACGCTTATTAAGGCGGGTTACAAGAACGTCTACTGGTTCAGGGGCGGATGGCCTGAATGGAAATCAAAAAGCTATCCAACTGAATAA
- a CDS encoding 3 beta-hydroxysteroid dehydrogenase/Delta 5-->4-isomerase — MIFIAGATGFVGRHLMKALKEEGMDVRCLLRSESNAGQCRSLGFETVYGDITDRESLRGALKGVKKVVHLAGIIQERDGLTFEKIHVEGTGNLVDEALSEEIELFFYQSALGASPSSSFKYSRTKAEAEEIVRESGLHYIVFRPSLILGPGDGFTEKLMELLRMGPVIPVPGDGKTRFQPVFIEDWVRCFIKAIGDSDMKNRIYEFGGPEHITYNDLLKKYMEAMGLDKPLVHIPPALVKTGIALSRIGRSFGVKLPEASMEQIDMLQVDNITSTDSVEQQFGFSPRRMDEFIKKVIQ, encoded by the coding sequence ATGATATTTATTGCGGGAGCAACAGGGTTTGTGGGAAGGCACCTCATGAAGGCGCTGAAGGAGGAGGGGATGGATGTCCGCTGTCTCCTGAGGTCTGAAAGCAATGCCGGGCAATGCCGATCCCTTGGATTTGAGACGGTCTATGGTGATATAACCGACAGGGAGAGTTTACGGGGGGCGCTTAAAGGGGTCAAAAAGGTGGTCCATCTTGCCGGGATCATCCAGGAAAGGGACGGCCTCACCTTTGAGAAGATCCATGTAGAGGGAACGGGGAACCTCGTTGACGAGGCACTCTCCGAGGAGATTGAACTCTTCTTCTACCAGTCCGCTCTCGGTGCGTCCCCTTCATCATCCTTCAAGTACTCCAGGACAAAGGCCGAGGCAGAGGAGATAGTCAGGGAATCCGGTCTGCACTACATAGTCTTCCGTCCCTCCCTGATACTGGGTCCCGGCGACGGTTTTACGGAAAAGCTCATGGAGCTGCTCAGGATGGGGCCTGTAATCCCCGTGCCCGGTGACGGGAAGACCAGGTTTCAGCCTGTCTTCATCGAAGACTGGGTCAGGTGCTTCATCAAGGCCATTGGAGACAGTGACATGAAAAACCGCATCTACGAGTTCGGCGGCCCCGAACATATAACTTACAACGACCTCCTGAAGAAATACATGGAGGCGATGGGGCTTGACAAACCCCTTGTTCATATTCCTCCGGCACTGGTAAAGACCGGGATCGCCCTCTCCAGGATCGGAAGGTCCTTTGGGGTCAAGCTCCCCGAAGCAAGTATGGAGCAGATCGATATGCTGCAGGTTGACAACATCACCTCAACCGACTCGGTTGAGCAGCAGTTTGGCTTTTCGCCCCGGAGAATGGATGAATTTATCAAGAAAGTGATCCAATGA
- the ruvC gene encoding crossover junction endodeoxyribonuclease RuvC: protein MSKGGFRIIGIDPGSIACGYGVIERDSRKNLVCLAYGTINLPRNLPLHERLLRLYHEIVIVLKEYRPEEAAVEKVFFAKGIKAALNLGHARGVVLLALAEEGVAFSEYNPNEMKKAVVGYGKATKEQVQQMVKVILSLREVPLPDSADALALGICHLNSRLPV from the coding sequence GTGAGTAAAGGCGGTTTTCGTATAATCGGCATAGATCCCGGGTCCATAGCCTGTGGCTACGGGGTTATAGAGAGGGATTCACGAAAGAATCTCGTCTGTCTTGCCTACGGGACTATAAACCTTCCGCGAAACCTCCCCCTGCATGAGCGGTTGCTGCGGCTTTATCATGAGATTGTCATTGTACTGAAGGAGTACAGGCCGGAGGAGGCCGCTGTCGAAAAGGTCTTTTTTGCAAAGGGCATAAAGGCAGCGCTGAATCTCGGACACGCCAGGGGTGTAGTGCTTCTTGCACTGGCAGAGGAGGGAGTGGCTTTTTCAGAGTACAACCCCAACGAGATGAAGAAGGCGGTTGTGGGTTATGGAAAGGCGACAAAGGAGCAGGTCCAGCAGATGGTGAAGGTGATACTCTCGTTAAGGGAGGTCCCCCTTCCGGACAGTGCCGATGCCCTTGCCCTTGGAATATGTCACCTCAACAGTCGCCTTCCGGTTTAA
- the gmhA gene encoding phosphoheptose isomerase encodes MKETIKRAVEESLSVKKRFFEENTEAVMEVSKVIADAFNDGKKLLLFGNGGSASDASHIAAEFVNRFKRERPGLPAIALNTDMAVITSIANDYDYSEIFARQLRSLSEGGDIVLAISTSGLSKNILKALDAAKKRGLIRISLTGEKGRKMASKSDYAFVVPSADTPRIQEVHIMIGHIICEVVEEILFELPRSQGQPSGE; translated from the coding sequence ATGAAGGAGACCATCAAGAGGGCTGTGGAGGAGAGCCTGTCCGTCAAAAAGAGGTTCTTCGAGGAGAATACCGAGGCTGTTATGGAGGTCTCAAAGGTGATAGCCGATGCCTTTAATGACGGGAAAAAGCTCCTCCTCTTCGGCAACGGAGGTTCTGCCTCTGATGCCTCCCATATAGCAGCGGAGTTTGTCAACCGCTTCAAGAGGGAAAGACCCGGCCTCCCTGCGATCGCACTTAATACCGATATGGCCGTTATCACCTCCATTGCCAATGATTATGATTATTCAGAGATCTTTGCCCGTCAACTCAGGAGCCTCTCTGAAGGGGGGGACATTGTACTTGCCATAAGCACCAGTGGTTTGTCGAAAAATATCCTTAAGGCACTTGACGCAGCAAAGAAACGGGGCCTTATCCGGATATCCCTTACAGGAGAAAAGGGCAGGAAGATGGCATCGAAATCGGATTATGCCTTTGTGGTACCCTCTGCCGATACCCCCCGTATTCAGGAGGTCCATATCATGATCGGGCATATAATATGTGAGGTAGTGGAAGAGATCCTCTTTGAACTCCCGAGGTCGCAGGGACAGCCCTCAGGTGAGTAA
- the argH1 gene encoding argininosuccinate lyase 1, protein MKKPWAGRFKEKTADIVEDFTESVSFDWRLWPYDVEGSIAHARMLARQSIIKRDEANTIIEGLREIAGEIASGRFRWDRKLEDVHMNIETALIRKVGAVGGKLHTARSRNDQVALDTRLYLREESRAVTRLVTKFGKVLLRLAKKHINTAMPGYTHLQRAQPVSFSHHLLAYVEMLQRDRERLEDAMKRINTLPLGACALAGTTLPTDRTYLAGLLKFERIAENSMDAVSDRDFVIEFLSAGAILMMHLSRMAEELVLWSTDEFSFVELPDAYTTGSSIMPQKKNPDVAELIRGKTGRVYGSLVSLLTIMKGLPLTYNRDMQEDKEPLFDTVDTLKGVLAMLVALFPRIKVRKDRLEKALHGGYMLATDLAEYLVLRGLPFRDAHDATGRIVRHAVEKGVALRELSLEEMRGFSPLIDEDVFEVLGVEDSLRRRKSRGGTSPDEVKRQIQRLEKSI, encoded by the coding sequence ATGAAAAAGCCATGGGCAGGAAGGTTTAAGGAGAAGACTGCTGATATAGTTGAGGATTTTACCGAGTCGGTCTCGTTTGACTGGAGGCTCTGGCCGTATGATGTTGAGGGCAGCATCGCCCACGCAAGAATGCTTGCAAGGCAGAGTATCATAAAGAGGGACGAGGCAAATACCATAATCGAGGGCCTCAGGGAGATTGCCGGGGAGATAGCCTCAGGGAGGTTCCGCTGGGACAGGAAGCTTGAAGACGTGCACATGAATATTGAAACGGCCCTGATAAGGAAGGTGGGGGCCGTCGGCGGGAAACTCCATACGGCAAGGTCCCGCAACGACCAGGTTGCCCTTGACACAAGGCTGTATCTCCGGGAGGAGAGCAGGGCTGTAACCAGGCTGGTGACAAAGTTCGGGAAGGTCCTTTTGAGACTGGCAAAGAAACATATAAATACCGCCATGCCGGGATATACCCACCTTCAGCGTGCCCAGCCCGTGAGTTTCAGTCATCACCTCCTTGCCTATGTTGAGATGCTGCAGCGGGACCGTGAGAGGCTGGAGGATGCCATGAAGAGGATTAACACACTCCCCCTCGGGGCATGTGCACTTGCCGGGACAACGCTGCCTACGGACAGGACGTATCTTGCCGGGCTTCTGAAGTTTGAGAGGATCGCAGAGAACAGCATGGATGCGGTTTCCGACAGGGACTTTGTCATAGAGTTTCTTTCCGCAGGGGCCATCCTGATGATGCATTTGAGCAGGATGGCGGAGGAGCTTGTTTTGTGGTCGACGGATGAGTTTTCCTTTGTTGAACTTCCTGATGCCTACACCACCGGGTCAAGTATCATGCCGCAGAAGAAGAACCCCGATGTGGCGGAACTGATAAGGGGAAAAACCGGAAGGGTCTATGGTTCCCTGGTCAGCCTCCTCACCATAATGAAGGGGCTTCCGCTTACTTACAACAGGGATATGCAGGAAGACAAAGAGCCCCTCTTTGATACCGTGGATACACTCAAGGGTGTGCTGGCTATGCTTGTTGCCTTGTTTCCGAGGATAAAGGTCAGGAAGGACCGCCTTGAAAAGGCGCTCCATGGCGGGTATATGCTTGCCACGGACCTTGCTGAGTATCTTGTCCTGCGGGGATTGCCCTTCCGTGATGCCCATGATGCAACGGGCAGAATCGTCCGTCATGCCGTTGAGAAGGGTGTGGCGCTCCGGGAACTCTCACTGGAGGAGATGAGGGGATTCTCTCCACTCATCGATGAAGATGTCTTTGAGGTCCTCGGGGTGGAAGATTCGCTCAGGAGGAGGAAGTCAAGGGGCGGTACATCGCCGGATGAGGTTAAACGACAGATACAGAGGCTGGAGAAATCGATATGA
- the fixL gene encoding sensor protein FixL, producing MGKVLLIDDSIEQHALVKKAFQRYEPSVEVYTVGSPSEGYKVLEKEDIDVIFVDYALTGKNGIQFLKELNRGCVNVPAVIITAHGDERKAVEAMKAGAYDYVIKDIGYFNALPQVYRKVREEFLAGMELKRIHKKINDFNERLLMMNSIVKEINRSLDEKETMNRVLCRGIKLLSADAGILMVVDGERDIVTAVTEGIDVREFKSLYFDVARTTLVRQNDGHSCLWEGLKDEDIRVVVAVPVDIMTNKRGVLQIMFRDEVELEESDISTLEIFADTSSSALRNSMLFQMVSYSQQLWQDTFDAISDILFVVDERGKVHKCNTAFADACGIHPKGIVGKDIKDVSAESGLLNLYLREELMNRRESFIEELSYRDRTYLVSGFPTVLPGGIGAMVNIFKDITEMNRLRAQLYHADKLSSLGLLVSGVAHEINNPLTGIIGYTELLQLKTDDGMLKKELQKIADAAERCRRIVENLLAFSRQKPPEMAYAQVNDIIDSAVELRIYWLRSNNIDVIREFSELPLALIDPQQIQQVILNILVNAEHAIEEVDKPGKFIRFCTGYDKEKGRILISVADNGIGIPGDVIPRIFDPFFTTKPVNKGSGLGLSISHGIVKKNGGNLWVESTLGEGTAFYIELPLARKPSKDSVHPCTRPVSE from the coding sequence ATGGGCAAAGTCCTTTTGATAGATGACAGCATAGAGCAGCATGCCCTTGTAAAGAAGGCATTCCAGAGGTATGAACCTTCAGTGGAGGTCTATACTGTAGGATCGCCGTCCGAGGGGTATAAAGTGCTTGAGAAAGAGGATATCGATGTCATATTCGTTGACTATGCCCTGACCGGAAAGAACGGCATTCAGTTTCTGAAGGAATTAAACAGGGGATGTGTGAATGTCCCGGCAGTGATTATCACGGCCCATGGAGATGAACGTAAAGCTGTTGAGGCAATGAAGGCCGGCGCCTATGATTATGTAATCAAGGATATAGGCTACTTTAATGCACTGCCCCAGGTATACAGGAAGGTGAGGGAGGAGTTTCTTGCCGGGATGGAGCTTAAGAGGATACACAAGAAGATAAACGATTTTAACGAGAGGCTCCTGATGATGAATTCCATAGTCAAGGAAATCAACAGGAGCCTTGATGAAAAAGAGACCATGAACCGGGTGCTTTGCAGGGGGATCAAACTGCTCTCAGCCGATGCCGGGATCCTCATGGTGGTCGACGGAGAGAGAGACATAGTCACTGCCGTAACAGAGGGTATCGATGTCCGGGAGTTTAAAAGCCTGTATTTTGATGTTGCAAGAACGACTTTGGTCAGGCAGAACGACGGGCATTCCTGTCTGTGGGAGGGGCTTAAGGATGAAGACATAAGGGTGGTCGTTGCTGTTCCCGTGGATATCATGACCAACAAACGTGGTGTCCTCCAGATCATGTTTCGTGATGAAGTGGAGCTGGAGGAGTCCGATATAAGCACCCTTGAGATCTTTGCCGATACAAGCAGTTCCGCCCTGAGAAACAGCATGCTCTTTCAGATGGTCTCTTACAGTCAGCAGCTCTGGCAGGATACGTTTGATGCAATCTCCGATATCCTCTTTGTTGTTGATGAAAGGGGTAAGGTTCATAAGTGCAACACCGCCTTTGCCGATGCATGTGGAATACATCCAAAGGGGATAGTAGGGAAGGACATCAAGGACGTCTCAGCGGAGAGCGGCCTGCTTAATCTCTATCTCAGGGAAGAACTGATGAACAGGAGAGAATCTTTTATAGAAGAACTGTCTTACCGGGACAGAACCTATCTTGTAAGTGGTTTCCCGACCGTCCTCCCCGGTGGCATCGGTGCCATGGTGAATATCTTCAAGGATATTACTGAAATGAACAGGCTGCGGGCTCAACTGTATCATGCTGATAAGCTCTCCTCTCTCGGTCTCCTGGTATCAGGCGTTGCCCATGAGATAAATAATCCCCTCACCGGTATTATAGGTTATACGGAACTCCTCCAGTTGAAGACCGATGACGGCATGTTGAAGAAGGAACTACAGAAGATTGCCGATGCTGCCGAACGCTGCAGGAGGATTGTCGAGAACCTTCTTGCCTTTTCAAGGCAGAAGCCGCCTGAAATGGCGTATGCCCAGGTAAACGATATTATAGACAGTGCCGTTGAACTCAGGATTTACTGGTTAAGATCCAATAATATCGACGTGATCAGGGAGTTCAGCGAGCTGCCCCTTGCCCTTATAGATCCACAGCAGATTCAGCAGGTTATCCTCAATATACTCGTAAATGCAGAGCATGCTATTGAAGAGGTGGACAAGCCCGGGAAGTTTATAAGGTTTTGTACCGGGTATGATAAGGAAAAGGGACGGATCCTGATATCGGTGGCGGATAACGGGATAGGAATTCCCGGGGATGTAATCCCCCGTATCTTCGATCCCTTCTTCACGACCAAACCGGTTAATAAGGGCTCGGGGCTGGGGCTTTCGATCTCTCACGGGATTGTGAAGAAGAACGGCGGCAATCTCTGGGTTGAAAGCACACTCGGGGAAGGAACGGCCTTCTATATTGAGTTGCCCCTGGCGAGAAAACCCTCGAAGGATTCGGTTCATCCGTGCACCCGGCCGGTGTCGGAGTGA
- the motB_2 gene encoding motility protein B: protein MKRHRIEDDENPDRWVVSYADFITLLFALFTILYALSVVDTEKLQEFSNSLRDAMRQGSVSDVPLTSRRVAPIQEVNGRIVSGIRGIIEREQKDISVRTDRRGVVVSIGESFLFPSGSTDIKESSMRVLGELAMFLKGIDNQIMIEGHSDNIPVRNSRYTSNWEISTIRAVRILRLFVGRFGIPPERLIVAGYGEYKPVRENTTPEGRAKNRRVDIVILRDS, encoded by the coding sequence ATGAAGAGACACCGGATTGAGGATGATGAGAACCCCGACCGCTGGGTAGTTTCCTATGCGGATTTTATTACGCTCCTCTTTGCCCTTTTTACCATTCTGTACGCACTCAGTGTCGTTGATACGGAGAAGCTTCAGGAGTTCTCAAACTCCCTCAGGGATGCAATGAGACAGGGTAGTGTATCGGATGTTCCACTTACTTCCAGGCGGGTAGCGCCCATACAGGAGGTAAACGGTCGTATTGTTTCAGGCATCCGGGGAATAATTGAGAGGGAACAAAAGGATATATCGGTAAGGACCGACAGGAGGGGCGTGGTTGTTTCCATCGGAGAGAGTTTCCTCTTCCCCTCAGGCTCAACGGATATCAAGGAGTCCTCCATGAGGGTGCTGGGGGAACTGGCAATGTTCCTTAAGGGGATTGATAATCAGATTATGATAGAGGGGCATTCAGACAATATACCTGTCCGTAACAGCAGATATACCTCGAACTGGGAGATCTCAACTATCAGGGCGGTAAGGATCCTCAGACTCTTCGTGGGGCGCTTCGGGATCCCCCCGGAAAGACTCATTGTGGCAGGATACGGCGAGTATAAGCCGGTCCGCGAGAATACAACACCTGAAGGCCGGGCAAAGAACCGCCGGGTTGATATCGTCATACTCCGGGATTCTTAA
- the pomA_2 gene encoding chemotaxis protein PomA, producing the protein MDRASLIGLFLGIAAVAGGTLLEGGDLGFILQPAAAAIVFGGTLGATLLSYSLPDIKTAFFSLGDVFFDRDADSHYYINQLVHLSNISRKKGLVAIEPYLSGIEDPFFRNTLALAVDGIGQRLLRETVEEEIFTYEGRRLKQSRVYETAGGFAPTIGIIGAVIGLIHVMQNLSEPSRLGEGIAVAFVSTVYGVGIANLFLLPISKKIRNRMNREILIKRLVLEGVSGIQSGLHPAYLKERLLSFIEKDRDGIA; encoded by the coding sequence ATGGACAGGGCGAGTCTGATAGGGTTGTTCCTTGGTATAGCCGCTGTTGCGGGTGGTACGCTGCTGGAGGGAGGGGATCTCGGGTTTATCCTGCAACCGGCGGCGGCCGCAATAGTGTTTGGAGGGACCCTCGGGGCTACACTCCTGAGTTATTCCCTCCCGGATATAAAAACGGCCTTTTTTTCACTTGGGGATGTCTTCTTTGACCGGGACGCCGACTCCCATTACTATATCAACCAGCTGGTACATCTCTCCAACATCTCAAGGAAGAAGGGTCTTGTGGCAATTGAGCCATATCTATCCGGGATTGAAGACCCCTTCTTCCGTAATACCCTTGCCCTTGCCGTGGATGGGATCGGACAGAGGCTCCTGAGAGAGACCGTGGAGGAAGAGATATTTACGTATGAGGGCCGGAGGTTAAAACAGTCGAGAGTTTATGAGACAGCAGGGGGGTTTGCACCCACTATAGGAATTATAGGGGCCGTGATAGGCCTGATTCACGTGATGCAGAACCTCTCCGAACCGTCCAGGCTCGGAGAGGGGATAGCCGTTGCCTTTGTATCCACTGTATACGGGGTCGGCATTGCCAACCTTTTCCTTCTGCCGATTTCAAAGAAGATAAGGAACAGGATGAACAGGGAGATCCTGATAAAGAGACTCGTTCTTGAGGGGGTCTCCGGTATCCAGTCAGGTCTGCATCCGGCATATCTGAAGGAGAGGCTCCTCTCCTTTATTGAGAAGGACAGGGACGGGATCGCCTGA
- a CDS encoding PilZ domain protein, which produces MKPDTMVRIRSGDGKAGCTGRVLRTNGNICAVESGDFPAELIGKRVFIRQDDVSTGALVRDYRDGEILLDTSYDDTRSFFRVDDVMPLKIRKAGESPKCSSRFLSPSFTTEGVDLKGLDSQEDPLTDLLKAINSKLDFLINTVMLKEEGLDYEYTKPVNISATGMRFKFREEMKPGDIVEMKMVLPTYPPVAILTYGEVVRTNKVPKDDGTIYETAVRFTEMTEEVREEIIQYTLKRQRDVIKGKKEEA; this is translated from the coding sequence ATGAAACCTGACACTATGGTGCGGATCAGGTCCGGGGACGGTAAGGCCGGCTGCACAGGAAGGGTCCTCCGGACGAATGGTAATATTTGTGCTGTTGAATCAGGAGATTTCCCCGCTGAACTCATCGGTAAAAGGGTCTTTATCCGGCAGGATGATGTCTCAACAGGGGCGCTCGTCAGGGATTACAGGGACGGTGAGATACTGCTCGATACCTCTTATGATGACACGAGGTCCTTTTTCAGGGTGGATGATGTCATGCCCCTGAAGATCAGAAAGGCAGGGGAGAGCCCAAAGTGTTCATCGCGCTTCCTTTCCCCCTCCTTTACAACTGAGGGGGTTGACCTTAAGGGTCTCGACTCTCAGGAAGATCCACTGACAGACCTTCTCAAGGCGATCAATTCAAAGCTTGATTTTCTGATTAATACAGTGATGCTGAAAGAAGAAGGACTTGATTATGAGTATACTAAACCGGTAAATATATCTGCAACGGGGATGAGATTCAAGTTTCGGGAAGAGATGAAGCCGGGTGACATCGTAGAGATGAAGATGGTTCTTCCCACTTATCCCCCTGTTGCAATACTCACGTATGGAGAGGTTGTGAGGACAAACAAGGTCCCGAAGGACGATGGGACCATCTATGAAACGGCGGTGAGGTTTACGGAGATGACGGAAGAGGTCAGGGAGGAGATAATCCAGTATACCCTCAAGAGGCAGCGGGACGTCATAAAGGGTAAAAAGGAAGAAGCATGA